A window from Peromyscus eremicus chromosome 1, PerEre_H2_v1, whole genome shotgun sequence encodes these proteins:
- the Sart1 gene encoding U4/U6.U5 tri-snRNP-associated protein 1, producing MGSSKKHRGEKEAAGTTAAAGAGGAAEQPPRHREHKKHKHRSSGGGSSGGERRKRSRERGAERGSGRRGAEAEARGGAHGRERSQAEPSERRVKREKRDDGYEAAASSKTSSGDASSLSIEETNKLRAKLGLKPLEVNAVKKEAGTKEEPVTADVINPMALRQREELREKLAAAKEKRLLNQKLGKIKTLGEDDPWLDDTAAWIERSRQLQKEKDLAEKRAKLLEEMDQEFGVSTLVEEEFEQRRQDLYSARDLQGLTVEHAIDSFREGETVVLTLKDKGVLQEGEDVLVNVNMVDKERADKNVELRKKKPDYLPYAEDESIDDLAQQKPRSILAKYDEELEGERPHSFRLEQGGMADGLRERELEEIRAKLRLQAQSLSSVGPRLASEYLSPEEMVTFKKTKRRVKKIRKKEKEVVMRADDLLPLGDQTQDGDFGSRLRGRGRRRVPEVEEEALEDEEKDPVAQPPPSDDTRVENMDISDEEDGGALPSGSPEVLEEDEAELELQKQLEKGRRLRQLQQLQQLRDSGEKVVEIVKKLESRQRGWEEEEDPERKGAIVFNATSEFCRTLGEIPTYGLAGNREEQEELMDFERDEERSANGGSESDGEENLGWSTVNLDEEKQQQDFSASSTTILDEEPIVNRGLAAALLLCQNKGLLETTVQKVARVKAPNKSLPSAVYCIEDKMAVDDKYSRREEYRGFTQDFKEKDGYKPDVKIEYVDETGRKLTPKEAFRQLSHRFHGKGSGKMKTERRMKKLDEEALLKKMSSSDTPLGTVALLQEKQKAQKTPYIVLSGSGKSMNANTITK from the exons ATGGGGTCGTCAAAGAAGCACCGCGGAGAGAAGGAGGCGGCCGGGACGACGGCGGCGGCGGGTGCCGGGGGCGCCGCCGAGCAGCCGCCGCGGCATCGAGAGCACAAGAAACACAAGCACCGGAGCAGCGGCGGCGGGAGCAGCGGCGGCGAACGACGGAAGCGGAGCCGCGAGCGTGGGGCCGAGCGCGGGAGCGGGAGGCGCGGGGCCGAGGCCGAGGCCCGCGGCGGGGCGCACGGTCGCGAACGAAGTCAAGCGGAGCCCTCGGAGCGGCGCGTGAAGAGGGAGAAACGCGATGACGGCTACGAGGCCG CTGCCAGCTCCAAAACCAGCTCTGGAGATGCCTCATCACTTAGCATCGAGGAGACCAA TAAACTCCGCGCAAAGTTGGGGCTGAAACCCTTGGAGGTCAATGCTGTCAAGAAAG AGGCGGGCACCAAGGAGGAGCCCGTGACAGCTGATGTCATCAACCCCATGGCCTTGCGACAGCGTGAAGAGCTACGGGAGAAGCTGGCAGCTGCCAAGGAAAAGCGTTTGCTGAACCAAAAATTGGG GAAAATCAAGACTTTGGGAGAGGATGACCCCTGGCTGGACGACACCGCAGCCTGGATTGAGAGGAGCCGGCAGCTGCAGAAAGAGAAGGACCTGGCAGAGAAGCGG GCCAAGCTACTAGAGGAGATGGACCAAGAGTTTGGCGTCAGCACTTTGGTGGAGGAGGAGTTTGAGCAGAGGCGACAG GACCTTTATAGTGCCCGGGACTTGCAAGGCCTCACTGTGGAACATGCCATCGATTCCTTTCGAGAAGGGGAGACTGTGGTTCTCACCCTCAAGGACAAAG GAGTGCTACAGGAGGGGGAGGACGTGCTGGTGAATGTGAACATGGTGGACAAGGAGCGGGCAGACAAGAATGTGGAGCTTCGGAAGAAGAAGCCGGACTACCTGCCCTATGCGGAAGACGAGAGTATTGATGATTTGGCACAG CAAAAACCCCGCTCTATCCTGGCCAAATATGATGAGGAGCTGGAGGGCGAGCGACCACATTCCTTCCGTTTGGAGCAAGGTGGCATGGCTGATGGACTGAGGGAGCGTGAGCTAGAAGAGATCCGGGCTAAGTTACGGCTGCAGGCTCAGTCTCTGAGCTCTGTAGGGCCCCGGCTGGCCTCTGAGTACCTAAGTCCTGAAGAGATG GTGACCTTCAAAAAGACCAAGCGGAGGGTGAAGAAAATccgaaagaaggagaaggaggtggTCATGCGGGCAGATGACTTGCTGCCTCTTGGGGACCAGACTCAGGATGGGGACTTTGGATCCAG GCTTCGGGGCCGGGGTCGCCGTCGAGTTcctgaggtggaggaggaggcccTGGAGGATGAGGAGAAGGACCCTGTGGCTCAGCCCCCACCATCGGATGATACTCGAGTAGAGAACATGGACATCAGTGACGAAG AGGATGGGGGAGCCCTTCCATCAGGGTCCCCAGAGGTGCTGGAAGAAGATGAAGCAGAGCTGGAGCTGCAGAAGCAACTGGAGAAGGGGCGCCGTCTGCGGCAGCTGCAGCAACTGCAGCAGCTTCGAGACAGCGGTGAGAAG GTGGTGGAGATTGTAAAGAAGCTGGAGTCTCGCCAGCgtggctgggaggaggaagaggacccTGAGCGGAAGGGGGCCATCGTGTTCAATGCCACTTCCGAATTCTGCCGCACGCTGGGGGAAATCCCCACCTATGGGTTGGCTGGCAAccgggaggagcaggaggagctcATG GACTTCGAAAGGGATGAGGAGCGCTCAGCCAATGGCGGCTCTGAATCAGATGGGGAAGAGAACCTTGGCTGGAGCACCGTCAACCTGGATGAGGAGAAGCAGCAACAGGAT TTCTCTGCTTCCTCTACCACCATCCTGGATGAGGAGCCCATCGTGAACAGAGGGCTGGCTGCTGCCCTGCTCCTGTGTCAGAACAAAG GACTGCTGGAGACCACAGTACAAAAGGTGGCCCGGGTGAAGGCTCCCAATAAGTCTCTTCCCTCAGCTGTGTACTGCATCGAGGATAAGAT GGCCGTCGATGATAAGTACAGCCGGCGTGAGGAGTACAGGGGCTTCACCCAGGACTTCAAGGAGAAGGACGGCTACAAGCCTGATGTGAAGATTGAGTATGTGGACGAGACGGGCAGGAAACTGACACCCAAGGAG GCCTTCCGGCAGCTGTCCCACCGCTTCCACGGGAAAGGTTCAGGCAAGATGAAGACTGAGCGGCGGATGAAGAAGCTGGATGAGGAGGCG CTCCTGAAGAAGATGAGCTCCAGTGATACACCCCTGGGCACTGTGGCATTGCTCCAGGAGAAGCAGAAGGCCCAAAAGACACCATACATCGTGCTCAGTGGCAGCGGCAAGAGCATGAATGC GAACACCATCACCAAATGA